A stretch of the Solanum dulcamara chromosome 6, daSolDulc1.2, whole genome shotgun sequence genome encodes the following:
- the LOC129891451 gene encoding protein PHOX1-like, translated as MGKESWKKSKKIGGISGESSSPRAFDKDTAVFIAMSKELKDEGNKLFQKRDYEEAMLKYDKAIKLLPRSHIDVSYLRSNIAACYMQMGLSEYPRAIHECNLALEVTPKYSKALLKRARCYEALNRLDLAQRDVNRVLEMEPNNLMAIEIAERVKTTIDQKGIGVNDIPVDLILVPEYVEPPFASSRSKSSKEKAPKKKTKKVEEKMVNGKEEEKEFDNGIDLTQADNRNEEKNAEDRKAAEKKLENMIDENKDKDQTQEEKVDDKMEGKKAENKTNRKKAKDKKSKGKIEVNKAENIDEDNEERKTEDKLVVEEIISHTTEEEPKRTVKLVFGEDIRWAQVPPNCSILTLREIIGDRFPSLKAVLIKYRDQEGDLVTVTTNEELRWAEASVGHGSIRFYIVEVSPEQDPFYEKIKGVEDDHKYSAQHDKIVENGNVERSKQLHNGPVCINDWIFQFSNLFKHYVGFESDAYLDLHEVGMKLYSEALEEAITSEEAQCLFSTAGETFQEMAALALFNWGNVHMSRARKRVYLKEDSSGESLLAQIKIAYDWALKEYSKAGERYEEALNIKPNFYEGILALGQQEFEQAKLSWYYAISTGVNLDSWPSTEVLQLYNSAEENMERGMQIWEEAEEQRLNELSSPNKTHLQKMKSENLFKGISADEATEQAANMRSQINLLWGTMLYERSLMEFKLRLPLWQESLEVSVEKFELAGASPTDIAVMIKNHCSNSTATEGLGFNIDEIVQAWNEMYEAKRWERGVPSFRLEPLLRRRVSKLYHALELA; from the exons ATGGGGAAGGAAAGTTGGAAAAAGTCGAAAAAGATAGGAGGTATATCTGGTGAAAGTAGTAGTCCTAGAGCATTTGATAAGGACACAGCAGTTTTCATTGCTATGTCGAAGGAACTTAAGGATGAGGGGAATAAGCTATTTCAGAAAAGGGACTATGAAGAGGCAATGTTGAAGTATGACAAAGCTATAAAGTTGCTTCCGCGGAGTCACATAGATGTATCTTACCTCCGTAGTAATATAGCAGCTTGTTATATGCAGATGGGACTAAGTGAATACCCTAGGGCGATCCACGAGTGCAATTTGGCTCTTGAAGTCACACCGAAATATAGTAAGGCGCTTTTGAAGAGAGCTAGGTGTTATGAGGCGCTGAATAGGCTTGATTTGGCGCAGAGAGATGTTAATAGGGTGCTGGAGATGGAGCCGAATAATCTCATGGCTATTGAGATTGCAGAGAGGGTGAAAACAACCATCGACCAAAAAGGTATTGGGGTGAATGACATTCCGGTAGATTTGATTCTGGTACCTGAATATGTTGAACCACCTTTTGCTTCAAGTCGCTCCAAATCATCAAAGGAGAAGGCTCCAAAGAAGAAAACCAAGAAAGTAGAGGAGAAGATGGTTAATGGGAAGGAGGAAGAGAAGGAATTCGACAATGGAATTGATTTAACGCAAGCCGATAACAGGAATGAGGAAAAGAATGCTGAGGACCGGAAAGCTGCGGAGAAGAAACTTGAGAATATGATTGATGAAAATAAGGATAAAGACCAGACTCAGGAAGAAAAGGTTGACGACAAGATGGAGGGAAAGAAAGCTGAGAACAAGACCAACAGAAAGAAAGCTAAGGATAAGAAGAGTAAGGGCAAGATCGAGGTAAATAAGGCGGAGAACATAGATGAGGACAATGAGGAGAGGAAAACTGAAGATAAATTGGTAGTGGAGGAAATTATCAGTCATACAACAGAAGAGGAGCCAAAAAGAACAGTGAAATTAGTATTTGGGGAAGACATAAGATGGGCCCAAGTTCCTCCGAACTGCAGCATCTTGACACTGAGGGAGATCATAGGCGATCGTTTCCCAAGCTTGAAAGCAGTCCTAATCAAGTATAGGGACCAAGAAGGCGACCTGGTTACAGTGACAACAAACGAGGAATTAAGGTGGGCTGAAGCTTCTGTAGGACATGGTTCTATAAGATTCTATATCGTGGAAGTTAGTCCGGAGCAGGATCCTTTCTATGAGAAGATCAAAGGGGTGGAAGACGATCATAAATACAGTGCACAACATGATAAGATTGTTGAAAATGGAAATGTTGAAAGAAGCAAGCAATTGCATAATGGTCCAGTTTGCATTAATGATTGGATCTTCCAATTTTCTAATTTGTTCAAACACTATGTTGGATTTGAGTCCGATGCTTATCTGGATCTCCATGAAGTCGGAATGAAGCTATACTCTGAGGCTCTGGAAGAGGCAATCACAAGTGAAGAAGCTCAATGCCTTTTCAGCACAGCTGGAGAAACATTTCAGGAGATGGCTGCTTTGGCATTGTTCAACTGGGGAAATGTTCATATGTCCAGAGCACGGAAAAGGGTCTACCTGAAAGAAGATAGTTCTGGAGAATCTTTGCTTGCGCAGATAAAAATTGCTTATGATTGGGCTCTAAAAGAATATTCAAAAGCAGGAGAGAGATATGAAGAGGCATTAAATATCAAACCAAACTTTTATGAAGGTATCCTCGCTCTGGGGCAGCAAGAGTTTGAGCAGGCAAAACTTTCTTGGTATTATGCGATTAGCACTGGTGTCAATTTGGATTCTTGGCCTTCTACTGAAGTTCTGCAGCTTTACAACAGTGCTGAGGAAAATATGGAAAGAGGTATGCAGATATGGGAGGAGGCAGAGGAGCAACGTCTGAATGAACTATCAAGTCCCAACAAAACGCATCTGCAGAAGATGAAGTCGGAGAATTTGTTCAAAGGAATATCTGCAGATGAAGCTACTGAGCAAGCTGCAAACATGAGGTCTCAGATAAATTTACTATGGGGTACGATGCTATATGAACGATCACTTATGGAGTTCAAACTTAGGCTTCCACTCTGGCAAGAATCTTTGGAGGTTTCTGTTGAAAAATTTGAATTGGCCGGAGCTTCTCCAACAGATATTGCTGTTATGATAAAGAATCATTGTTCCAACAGTACTGCAACAGAAG GGCTGGGATTCAATATTGACGAGATAGTACAGGCATGGAATGAGATGTATGAAGCAAAACGGTGGGAAAGAGGCGTCCCTTCTTTCAGGTTGGAACCATTGCTTAGGCGACGAGTTTCCAAGCTGTATCATGCCCTTGAATTAGCATGA